A stretch of the Bacillus sp. B-jedd genome encodes the following:
- the aroA gene encoding 3-phosphoshikimate 1-carboxyvinyltransferase: MEQIVLAPAEKGLYGEIQVPGDKSISHRAVMFGAISSGVTKASNFLSGADCLSTVSCFRKLGVEIETSGTEVTIIGRGLDGLQEYHGLLDVGNSGTTIRLMMGLLAGRPFSSCLAGDESIARRPMNRVTGPLIKMGSKIEGRENGKYTPITVTGGNLTGISYSMPVASAQVKSAILLAALQAKGETVITEIAPSRDHTERMVRLFGGHVETSGKNIYIKGGQTLQAAKVEVPGDISSAAFFLAAGSIVPGSEILLKNVGLNLTRSGILDVLKSMGADFTIVSENDGFEPSGDILVKYSRLKGTTISGELIPRLIDELPIIALLATQADGETVIKDAAELKVKETDRIETVANELRKLGANIKTTEDGMVITGGSVLHGATVTSHGDHRIGMMLAIASLITNSSITLEDPDSINVSYPGFFTHLETIK, translated from the coding sequence TTGGAACAGATTGTTTTAGCACCGGCAGAAAAAGGTCTCTATGGTGAGATTCAGGTACCTGGAGATAAATCCATTTCACATAGGGCAGTCATGTTTGGCGCAATATCCTCAGGGGTTACAAAAGCAAGTAATTTCCTGTCAGGAGCGGATTGTCTAAGTACAGTATCCTGTTTTCGGAAACTGGGTGTAGAAATTGAAACAAGCGGAACAGAGGTAACAATTATCGGACGCGGCTTGGATGGCCTTCAAGAATATCACGGGCTCTTGGACGTGGGGAATTCAGGGACAACGATTCGGTTAATGATGGGATTACTGGCTGGAAGGCCATTCAGCTCCTGCTTGGCAGGGGACGAATCTATCGCAAGGCGTCCAATGAATAGAGTGACTGGCCCCCTGATAAAAATGGGTTCCAAAATTGAGGGAAGGGAAAATGGCAAATATACCCCCATTACCGTTACTGGGGGAAATTTGACAGGAATCTCTTACTCTATGCCGGTTGCCAGTGCACAAGTAAAGTCCGCTATCCTACTAGCGGCACTGCAGGCTAAGGGAGAAACGGTTATTACTGAAATCGCGCCATCGAGAGACCATACGGAGAGAATGGTCCGGCTTTTTGGCGGACACGTTGAAACCTCTGGGAAGAATATATACATAAAGGGCGGGCAGACACTACAGGCAGCGAAAGTAGAGGTGCCGGGGGATATTTCTTCGGCCGCATTTTTCCTTGCCGCCGGCTCCATTGTTCCGGGGAGCGAAATTCTACTCAAGAATGTGGGACTTAATTTGACAAGAAGCGGAATCCTGGATGTACTGAAGAGTATGGGGGCGGATTTTACCATTGTAAGTGAGAATGACGGCTTTGAACCGAGCGGGGATATCCTTGTAAAGTATTCCCGTCTAAAGGGAACGACAATTAGCGGCGAACTGATTCCCAGGCTGATTGACGAGCTGCCTATTATAGCCCTCCTCGCTACCCAGGCTGATGGCGAAACTGTCATCAAGGATGCCGCAGAACTGAAAGTAAAAGAAACCGACAGAATTGAAACGGTTGCAAACGAGCTGAGAAAACTTGGTGCAAACATCAAGACAACGGAAGATGGGATGGTCATCACTGGAGGTTCTGTTCTTCACGGCGCTACCGTTACCAGCCATGGGGACCACAGAATTGGCATGATGCTTGCCATTGCATCATTGATAACAAATTCCAGTATCACACTCGAAGATCCGGACTCCATAAACGTCTCATATCCCGGCTTTTTTACACATTTGGAAACAATAAAGTAA
- a CDS encoding prephenate dehydrogenase, with translation MKGKVFIIGLGLIGGSIALCIKKAHSDSSVTGFDIKPRQAELAKLLGVIDEIAETINDGARDADLIIISAPVRETARILNELSSCDLNDSVIISDTGSTKNEIARLAAPLVNKGISFIGGHPMAGSHKSGVTAARDLLFENAFYILTPDKSEKAENIVMLKEWLKGTNARFLELPPEEHDYLAGVISHFPHIIAASIVHQTEKLSGEYQLLPRLAAGGFRDITRIASSSPKMWRDILLHNKDVLLDLLSMWQKEMGYVKELLEQSDETAVEAYFSEAKKFRDGLPANKKGAIPAFYDLFVEVPDYPGVISEVTGYLALEKISITNIRIIETREEIYGALAISFQTSEDRDRAEKCINTYTSYPTSYEI, from the coding sequence ATGAAAGGCAAGGTTTTTATCATCGGACTGGGGCTTATTGGCGGATCAATAGCCCTATGCATAAAAAAAGCCCACTCGGATTCCAGTGTAACAGGGTTCGATATTAAACCCCGTCAGGCTGAACTGGCCAAGTTGCTTGGAGTGATCGATGAGATTGCTGAAACAATCAATGACGGCGCGCGGGATGCTGATTTAATTATCATTTCTGCACCGGTCAGGGAAACAGCGCGAATTCTTAACGAACTTAGTTCCTGCGACCTGAATGATTCCGTTATTATAAGTGATACAGGCAGTACAAAAAATGAAATTGCCCGCCTAGCCGCCCCTTTAGTCAACAAAGGAATTTCCTTTATTGGCGGCCACCCAATGGCTGGCTCACATAAAAGCGGGGTTACGGCAGCGAGAGATTTGCTATTCGAGAATGCTTTTTATATTTTAACGCCTGATAAGAGTGAAAAAGCTGAGAACATTGTAATGCTGAAGGAATGGCTGAAGGGAACAAATGCAAGGTTTCTTGAACTGCCACCAGAGGAGCATGACTATTTAGCTGGGGTAATCAGCCATTTTCCGCATATTATTGCCGCCTCCATTGTCCACCAAACCGAAAAGCTTTCGGGTGAATATCAACTTTTGCCCAGGCTTGCCGCGGGAGGATTCAGGGATATAACCCGGATTGCATCTAGCAGTCCGAAAATGTGGCGGGACATCTTGCTTCATAATAAGGATGTCCTGCTTGATTTGCTTTCCATGTGGCAAAAAGAAATGGGTTATGTGAAGGAACTGCTTGAACAATCGGATGAAACCGCCGTAGAGGCCTATTTCTCCGAAGCCAAAAAGTTCCGTGATGGGCTCCCTGCTAATAAAAAAGGGGCAATTCCAGCTTTTTACGATTTGTTTGTCGAGGTTCCCGATTATCCCGGTGTGATTTCGGAAGTAACTGGCTATCTGGCATTGGAGAAAATCAGCATAACAAATATAAGAATCATTGAGACAAGGGAAGAAATATATGGCGCGCTGGCTATCAGCTTTCAAACGAGCGAAGATAGGGACAGAGCAGAAAAGTGTATCAATACATACACGTCTTACCCTACGTCTTACGAGATATAA
- the hisC gene encoding histidinol-phosphate transaminase has product MRWKKQLHSLAPYQPGRSIESVKEEYHLDTIVKLASNENPLGCSKKAAEAIKESGLGLAYYPDGHAGELRSALSEALGILPNQLIFGNGSDEIIRIISRALLYPGANTVMAAPTFPQYRHNAVLEGAEIREVPLADGGHDLDAMLKAIDGQTNVVWICSPNNPTGKHIPEPLLIDFIKRVPDDILVVIDEAYKEYVVAEDFHDSLELVSKFSNVIALRTFSKIYGLASLRVGYGIANPSIIRMLEPAREPFNTNSIAHIAAKAALADQEFVEEARKLNRQGLEMFYEFCEKRNLPYYPSQGNFILIDFQQDANKVFQYMLERGFIIRSGALLGFPQSVRVTVGTEEQVSAIIKEFEAFLVTECKAIV; this is encoded by the coding sequence ATGCGCTGGAAAAAACAGTTGCATTCGCTGGCGCCATACCAGCCAGGCAGGTCTATTGAGTCAGTAAAAGAAGAATATCATTTGGACACGATTGTGAAGCTGGCCTCGAACGAAAATCCACTCGGGTGCTCAAAAAAGGCAGCCGAGGCAATTAAGGAGTCAGGCTTAGGGCTTGCCTATTACCCGGATGGCCATGCGGGCGAACTTCGCTCGGCCCTCTCTGAAGCGCTCGGCATTTTGCCGAATCAGCTTATTTTTGGAAATGGATCTGATGAAATCATCCGGATCATCTCGAGGGCATTATTATACCCTGGAGCGAATACTGTCATGGCAGCTCCTACCTTCCCGCAATACCGTCACAACGCGGTCCTTGAAGGGGCTGAAATACGCGAGGTTCCGTTGGCTGATGGAGGCCATGATCTTGATGCCATGCTGAAAGCAATTGACGGGCAGACAAATGTAGTTTGGATTTGCAGCCCCAATAACCCAACTGGCAAACATATTCCCGAACCACTCTTAATCGATTTTATCAAAAGGGTACCGGATGACATTCTAGTCGTTATTGATGAAGCATACAAGGAATATGTGGTTGCTGAAGATTTCCATGATTCCTTGGAGTTAGTCAGTAAATTCAGTAATGTCATCGCACTGAGGACATTCTCGAAAATTTATGGACTGGCGAGCCTTCGGGTTGGTTATGGAATCGCTAATCCTTCCATCATCCGTATGCTAGAGCCGGCAAGGGAACCATTCAATACGAACTCGATCGCCCATATAGCTGCAAAAGCGGCCCTGGCCGATCAGGAATTTGTAGAAGAGGCCCGCAAATTAAACAGGCAAGGTCTGGAGATGTTCTATGAGTTTTGCGAAAAAAGGAACCTTCCATATTATCCTTCACAAGGTAATTTCATCTTAATCGACTTTCAGCAGGATGCGAACAAAGTCTTTCAATACATGCTTGAGCGCGGATTTATTATTAGATCCGGGGCGCTACTTGGTTTTCCGCAAAGCGTCAGGGTTACAGTCGGGACAGAAGAACAAGTATCAGCCATCATAAAAGAATTCGAAGCATTCCTCGTAACTGAATGCAAAGCAATTGTGTAG
- the aroB gene encoding 3-dehydroquinate synthase: protein MKTLELSAGEKNYPVIIGEHAVNLLSSFFKNDTTGFTSLLVITDKNVGALYLDKLLAEIKEFRLAVFTAPAGEKAKSIETYYEAMTCALENGLDRRSVIIAFGGGAIGDLAGFVAATFMRGIRFIQVPTTILAHDSSVGGKTGINHHLGKNLIGAFHQPEAVFYDLTFLESLPSSEIRSGFAEVVKHGLIGDDGLYTWLLENICSLDSIKPDDYSEMLSKGIAVKANIVSKDVTENGVRAYLNFGHTLGHAIEAEIGYGNITHGEAVMIGILFALEISKEKCGLDFDIEGFAAWLKSIGYKTSIPAGISKQGLISRMKRDKKAIGGTVRFVLLRKIASPVIVDLPDPYLEGMLSEFLK, encoded by the coding sequence ATGAAAACACTGGAGCTGAGCGCAGGAGAAAAAAATTACCCCGTTATAATTGGAGAGCATGCAGTGAATCTGCTAAGCTCTTTTTTTAAAAATGATACGACGGGGTTTACCAGCCTTCTCGTCATAACTGATAAGAATGTTGGCGCACTGTATTTAGATAAGCTGCTCGCCGAGATAAAAGAATTCAGGCTAGCCGTTTTTACAGCTCCCGCCGGTGAAAAAGCCAAATCAATAGAAACGTATTATGAGGCGATGACCTGCGCGCTTGAAAATGGACTCGACAGGCGGTCAGTGATTATTGCTTTTGGCGGGGGGGCAATTGGGGATTTGGCGGGATTCGTGGCAGCAACCTTTATGAGGGGCATACGCTTTATTCAAGTACCCACCACAATACTTGCCCATGACAGTTCTGTTGGCGGAAAAACAGGGATCAATCACCACCTGGGGAAAAATCTGATCGGAGCTTTCCATCAGCCTGAAGCCGTTTTTTATGATCTGACTTTTCTGGAATCACTTCCATCCAGTGAGATTCGGTCCGGTTTTGCCGAAGTAGTCAAGCATGGACTGATTGGGGATGACGGGCTTTATACTTGGCTCCTTGAAAATATTTGCAGCCTGGACTCCATTAAACCAGATGATTATTCTGAAATGCTGTCAAAGGGGATTGCGGTAAAAGCGAATATTGTCAGTAAGGATGTCACTGAAAATGGGGTTAGGGCTTACTTGAACTTCGGCCATACACTCGGCCATGCGATTGAGGCGGAAATCGGATACGGGAACATTACTCATGGTGAAGCGGTAATGATCGGCATCCTCTTTGCCCTCGAAATCAGCAAGGAAAAATGCGGCCTGGACTTTGATATTGAGGGGTTCGCGGCTTGGCTAAAAAGCATAGGATACAAAACGTCGATACCAGCCGGCATTTCAAAACAAGGCTTAATCAGCAGGATGAAACGTGATAAAAAAGCAATTGGCGGGACAGTCCGATTCGTCCTCTTGCGTAAAATCGCATCGCCAGTCATAGTCGATTTGCCTGACCCCTATTTAGAGGGAATGCTTTCGGAATTTTTGAAATAA
- the aroC gene encoding chorismate synthase yields MRYLTAGESHGPQLTVIIEGVPAGMPIEASQINDELARRQKGYGRGRRMQIEKDTVEIAGGIRHGKTLGSPIALVIKNDDWKHWTNIMGPEAIDEEAEAEVKRKITRPRPGHADLNGAIKYGHRDMRNVLERSSARETAARVAAGAVAKVLLEHAGVDIVAYVTEIGGVKAEYQELSMNDMKQRSEASPVRCLDSNSEEKMKQAIDSAKENGDSIGGVVEVTAVGMPPGIGSYVQYDRKLDAKIAGAIISINAFKGVEFGIGFKAAEIPGSQVHDEIIWSETAGYTRKTNRLGGLEGGMTNGMPLVVRGVMKPIPTLYKPLQSVDIETKEPFTASIERSDSCAVPAAAVVAESVVAWELASALVDQFNSDRFDVLLEEIKDFRERARLF; encoded by the coding sequence ATGAGATATTTGACAGCAGGTGAATCACATGGACCGCAGCTTACAGTAATTATTGAGGGCGTTCCGGCGGGAATGCCAATTGAAGCAAGCCAAATCAATGACGAACTTGCCCGCAGGCAAAAGGGATATGGGCGAGGCAGGCGGATGCAAATTGAAAAGGATACTGTCGAAATTGCCGGAGGAATCCGCCATGGCAAAACCCTTGGCTCGCCGATCGCACTAGTCATTAAAAATGATGACTGGAAGCATTGGACGAATATTATGGGGCCGGAAGCAATTGATGAAGAGGCTGAGGCGGAAGTGAAAAGAAAAATCACCAGGCCGCGTCCGGGACATGCTGATTTAAATGGAGCTATCAAATACGGCCACCGGGATATGCGGAATGTCCTTGAACGTTCTTCTGCAAGGGAAACTGCCGCGAGAGTGGCTGCCGGGGCCGTAGCCAAAGTATTACTTGAACATGCTGGTGTGGATATAGTTGCCTATGTCACTGAGATCGGCGGAGTAAAAGCCGAATATCAAGAGCTTTCCATGAATGATATGAAACAAAGAAGTGAAGCTTCGCCAGTTCGGTGCCTTGATTCAAATAGTGAAGAAAAAATGAAACAGGCCATTGACAGTGCCAAGGAAAATGGTGATTCAATCGGTGGCGTAGTCGAAGTAACCGCGGTTGGAATGCCGCCGGGAATCGGAAGCTATGTCCAATATGACAGGAAACTGGATGCAAAAATTGCGGGAGCCATCATAAGCATCAATGCGTTTAAAGGGGTTGAATTTGGTATCGGCTTCAAAGCAGCTGAAATCCCGGGTTCTCAGGTCCACGATGAAATAATCTGGAGTGAAACAGCGGGATACACCAGGAAAACAAACCGCCTTGGCGGATTGGAAGGCGGGATGACAAACGGAATGCCACTCGTAGTAAGAGGGGTAATGAAACCGATCCCGACTCTTTACAAACCATTGCAAAGTGTTGATATTGAGACGAAGGAGCCATTTACAGCAAGTATTGAACGTTCGGACAGCTGCGCGGTTCCCGCTGCTGCTGTAGTTGCGGAAAGTGTGGTTGCCTGGGAACTGGCTTCAGCGCTTGTTGACCAATTCAATTCCGACCGTTTCGACGTGTTATTGGAAGAAATAAAAGACTTCCGGGAACGCGCGAGGCTCTTCTAA
- the ndk gene encoding nucleoside-diphosphate kinase, with protein sequence MEKTFLMVKPDGVQRNAIGEIVARFEKKGFQLVGAKLMSIPREVAEEHYGEHKERPFFGELVDFITSGPVFAMVWQGENVIATARQMMGATNPKDAAPGTIRGDFGLTVGKNIIHGSDSPASAEREIGIFFKKEELVEYSKQIDGWVY encoded by the coding sequence ATGGAAAAAACATTTTTAATGGTAAAGCCAGACGGAGTCCAAAGGAACGCAATTGGTGAAATAGTAGCCCGTTTTGAAAAGAAGGGTTTCCAGCTAGTCGGCGCAAAATTAATGAGCATTCCTCGTGAAGTTGCCGAAGAGCATTACGGCGAACATAAGGAACGGCCATTTTTCGGGGAATTGGTTGACTTCATTACTTCCGGCCCTGTATTTGCCATGGTATGGCAAGGTGAGAACGTAATTGCAACCGCGCGCCAGATGATGGGCGCTACAAATCCTAAAGATGCTGCCCCTGGCACGATCCGTGGTGATTTCGGCCTGACTGTAGGAAAGAACATTATTCACGGTTCTGATTCACCTGCGAGCGCAGAGCGTGAAATCGGTATTTTCTTCAAAAAAGAAGAGCTTGTCGAGTACAGCAAACAAATAGACGGCTGGGTATATTAA
- the hepT gene encoding heptaprenyl diphosphate synthase component II, with protein sequence MKLKMMTSFLNSDLNLIENTLEDTIQAESLLLRQASLHTLQAGGKRIRPVFVLLAAKFGEYDIKIIKNVAVSLELIHMASLVHDDVIDDAELRRGKPTIKSKWDNRIAMYTGDYIFALSLELMTSIEKPKAHKILANTIVEVCVGEIQQISDKYRYNQTMRDYFRRIKRKTALLIAVSCELGAIAADANEAISRKLFWFGYYVGMSYQIIDDVLDFTSSDKELGKPAGSDLAQGNITAPVLYAMADPVARMKIEKIGENTGMNELEEAIAAIKSSGAIEKSIELSDRYLEKALTILDGLPANRARKTLRDIAKFIGKRKF encoded by the coding sequence ATGAAATTAAAAATGATGACGTCATTTTTAAATTCCGATTTAAATTTGATCGAAAATACACTTGAAGATACGATTCAGGCGGAATCCTTACTGCTGAGGCAGGCTTCATTACATACCCTGCAGGCTGGCGGAAAACGCATCCGCCCTGTTTTTGTTTTATTAGCGGCGAAATTCGGCGAATACGACATCAAAATTATAAAAAATGTGGCGGTTTCTCTTGAATTGATCCATATGGCATCGCTCGTCCATGATGATGTCATAGATGATGCCGAGCTGAGAAGGGGAAAACCGACGATAAAATCCAAGTGGGATAACAGGATTGCGATGTATACGGGCGACTATATCTTCGCCCTTTCCCTGGAATTGATGACGAGTATTGAGAAGCCGAAGGCCCATAAAATCCTGGCGAACACTATAGTCGAGGTTTGTGTGGGGGAAATTCAGCAAATCAGCGACAAATATCGATATAATCAAACAATGAGGGATTATTTCAGGAGGATAAAGCGGAAGACCGCTCTCCTTATTGCAGTAAGCTGCGAGCTTGGAGCAATTGCTGCGGATGCCAATGAAGCAATCAGCAGAAAGCTGTTTTGGTTTGGCTATTATGTCGGTATGTCCTATCAGATCATAGATGACGTCCTTGATTTCACTTCCTCTGATAAGGAGCTCGGCAAGCCTGCAGGAAGCGATCTGGCGCAGGGTAATATTACGGCTCCCGTTCTTTATGCAATGGCTGATCCTGTTGCGAGAATGAAAATTGAAAAAATCGGCGAGAATACAGGAATGAATGAGCTTGAGGAAGCTATAGCCGCAATAAAAAGTTCAGGAGCTATAGAAAAATCCATTGAGTTAAGCGATCGATATTTAGAAAAGGCTTTAACTATCCTCGATGGATTGCCTGCTAACAGGGCAAGAAAAACATTAAGGGATATCGCAAAATTTATTGGCAAGAGGAAATTTTGA
- a CDS encoding demethylmenaquinone methyltransferase — MERSKEERVHSVFENIYDNYDKMNSVISFKQHIAWRKDTMKKMNVRPGSRALDLCCGTADWTIALSEAVGDGGEVVGLDFSKNMLKIGQQKIDALELKNATLVHGNAMELPFEDNHFDYVTIGFGLRNVPDYMQVLKEMHRVVKPGGIAVCLETSQPTMPVYRQLYFFYFRYIMPVFGKLFAKSYKEYSWLQESARDFPGARELAGMFEKAGFKQVSYKPYSGGAAAVHIGHKD; from the coding sequence ATGGAAAGGTCAAAGGAAGAACGGGTTCATTCTGTGTTCGAAAACATCTATGATAATTATGACAAAATGAATTCCGTAATCAGCTTTAAGCAGCATATTGCATGGCGGAAGGACACAATGAAGAAAATGAATGTCCGCCCCGGATCAAGAGCACTTGATTTATGCTGCGGCACCGCTGACTGGACAATTGCCCTGTCGGAAGCTGTAGGAGATGGCGGAGAAGTAGTTGGCCTGGATTTCAGCAAAAACATGCTGAAGATCGGGCAGCAAAAAATTGACGCCCTTGAATTAAAGAATGCTACACTAGTTCATGGCAATGCGATGGAGCTTCCTTTTGAGGATAATCATTTCGATTATGTGACGATTGGTTTCGGGCTGCGTAATGTTCCAGACTATATGCAGGTTTTAAAGGAAATGCACAGAGTCGTCAAACCGGGAGGAATCGCGGTCTGCCTTGAGACATCCCAGCCGACCATGCCAGTCTACAGGCAACTCTATTTCTTTTATTTTCGCTATATTATGCCTGTTTTTGGAAAGCTGTTTGCCAAAAGCTATAAAGAATATTCATGGCTCCAGGAATCGGCACGGGATTTTCCGGGGGCGAGGGAGCTTGCCGGGATGTTTGAGAAAGCCGGCTTTAAACAAGTAAGTTATAAGCCGTACAGCGGGGGTGCCGCGGCAGTCCACATCGGCCATAAAGATTGA
- a CDS encoding heptaprenyl diphosphate synthase component 1 — protein sequence MQEMKNRIADIRTLLENKILHPYLLQYIEEPFIDEDKLLLLVSAMDGLELADNEMKNYALTVMLVQIALDIHEHVSAKQSHSGLKVRQLTVLAGDYYSGLYYKHLAESDDILMIRSLSKGIKEVNEHKTLLYQKDFETSGSLIASLKTIESAIFSRLCDYFGREDWRSFAGNFLLLKRLLKERADYIKNGSSPYFEALTAVIAKSGKGLNNGLHEYLIEKLDRQLFMLEKEIKERLDPYIHKNELLRGRLEELFSEINILVEEG from the coding sequence ATGCAGGAAATGAAGAATAGGATTGCGGATATAAGAACCTTACTAGAAAATAAAATACTTCATCCGTATTTGCTCCAATATATAGAGGAACCGTTTATTGATGAAGACAAGCTCCTTCTTCTCGTTTCTGCAATGGACGGCCTGGAACTGGCTGACAACGAGATGAAAAATTATGCCCTGACCGTTATGCTGGTCCAAATTGCCCTGGATATCCACGAGCATGTTTCCGCAAAACAGTCGCATTCTGGTTTAAAGGTCCGGCAGCTGACTGTTCTGGCAGGTGATTATTACAGCGGCCTTTACTATAAACATTTGGCCGAATCTGACGATATCCTGATGATCCGGTCTTTGTCAAAAGGGATTAAAGAAGTAAATGAACATAAAACCCTTTTATATCAAAAAGATTTTGAGACTTCCGGCAGTTTAATTGCCAGCCTGAAAACCATAGAATCAGCAATCTTTTCAAGACTGTGTGATTATTTTGGCAGGGAAGATTGGAGAAGCTTTGCCGGAAATTTCCTTTTGCTAAAAAGGCTTTTGAAAGAACGGGCCGATTATATTAAAAACGGCAGTTCGCCTTATTTCGAAGCATTAACCGCAGTTATCGCTAAAAGCGGCAAAGGTTTAAATAACGGGTTACACGAATATCTGATTGAAAAGCTTGATCGGCAGCTTTTTATGCTGGAAAAGGAAATTAAGGAAAGGCTGGATCCTTATATTCATAAGAACGAATTATTAAGGGGAAGACTTGAAGAGTTATTCAGCGAAATAAATATTTTAGTGGAAGAAGGGTAA
- the mtrB gene encoding trp RNA-binding attenuation protein MtrB: MEKREQQTGEFIVIKAIEDGVSVIGLTRGTDTRFHHSEKLDKGEVMIAQFTEHTSAIKIRGNATIMTTVGQIESGSGK, encoded by the coding sequence ATGGAAAAACGCGAGCAGCAGACCGGTGAATTCATCGTCATAAAAGCTATAGAAGATGGCGTCAGCGTGATTGGGCTGACAAGGGGAACTGATACAAGATTCCACCATTCGGAAAAGCTTGATAAAGGGGAAGTAATGATAGCCCAGTTTACAGAGCATACTTCAGCAATAAAAATCAGGGGAAACGCAACCATTATGACGACTGTCGGCCAGATAGAAAGCGGCTCAGGCAAATAG